In Salvelinus sp. IW2-2015 linkage group LG23, ASM291031v2, whole genome shotgun sequence, a genomic segment contains:
- the LOC111950780 gene encoding syntaxin-5-like, with protein MVDISNMSGRDPTNEFQLVCRSLQGRQDGVYSSKPALRAIRQHSDFTLMAKRIGKDLRNTFAKLEKLTILAKRKSLFDDKAVEIEELIYIVKQDINSLNKQIALIF; from the exons ATGGTGGACATAAGCAACATGTCTGGCAGGGACCCCACCAATGAGTTCCAGTTAGTCTGCAGGTCACTACAGGGGAGACAG GATGGGGTCTATTCCAGTAAGCCAGCCCTCAGGGCAATCAGACAACACAGTGACTTTACCCTCATGGCAAA GAGGATTGGGAAGGACTTGAGAAACACTTTTGCCAAACTAGAAAAACTCACAATAC TTGCCAAAAGGAAATCCCTCTTTGATGACAAAGCTGTGGAGATTGAGGAGTTAATCTACATCGTTAAACAG GACATAAACAGTTTGAATAAACAGATAGCACTGATATTCTGA